A window of Corallococcus macrosporus DSM 14697 contains these coding sequences:
- a CDS encoding ABC-F family ATP-binding cassette domain-containing protein, giving the protein MIRLDNISKQNGQQILFIEASAALHKGEKVGLVGPNGAGKTTLFRMITSQEHPDEGQVAVDRGVTIGYFSQDVGEMEGRSAAAEVMDGAGPVSTVAAELKELEAAMADPDQADDMDKLVERYGLVQGRFEELGGYALEGRAREILAGLGFSQEMMDGDVGALSGGWKMRVALARILLMRPDAMLLDEPSNHLDLESLIWLEAFLKNYDGALLMTSHDREFMNRIVNKVVEIDGGSLSTYTGNYEFYEQQRAMNEKQQQAQFERQQAMLAKELKFIERFKARASHAAQVQSRVKKLEKIERVEPPKRRQTVLFEFQPAPRSGDDVVSLKNVHKAYGSRTIYEGLDFLVRRTERWAVMGVNGAGKSTLLKLVTGSTQPDEGNVALGGSVKMGYFAQHAMDLLDGERTVFQSLEDAFPRAGQGSLRALAGCFGFSGDEVEKKCRVLSGGEKARLVMAKMLFDPPNFLVLDEPTNHLDMATKEMLITALSRYEGTMLFVSHDRHFLAALSNRVLELTPEGIHQYGGGYTEYVARTGQEAPGLRS; this is encoded by the coding sequence ATGATTCGTCTCGACAACATCAGCAAGCAGAACGGCCAGCAGATTCTCTTCATCGAGGCCTCCGCGGCGCTCCACAAGGGGGAGAAGGTCGGGCTCGTCGGTCCCAACGGCGCCGGCAAGACGACGCTGTTCCGGATGATTACCAGCCAGGAGCACCCCGACGAGGGCCAGGTCGCCGTCGACCGGGGCGTCACCATTGGCTACTTCAGCCAGGACGTGGGGGAGATGGAGGGCCGCAGCGCCGCCGCCGAGGTCATGGACGGCGCGGGCCCGGTGAGCACCGTGGCCGCCGAGCTGAAGGAGCTGGAGGCCGCCATGGCCGACCCGGACCAGGCGGACGACATGGACAAGCTCGTGGAGCGCTACGGCCTGGTGCAGGGGCGCTTCGAGGAGCTGGGCGGCTACGCGCTGGAGGGCCGCGCGCGGGAGATTCTGGCGGGCCTGGGCTTCAGCCAGGAGATGATGGACGGCGACGTGGGCGCGCTGTCGGGCGGTTGGAAGATGCGCGTGGCGCTGGCCCGCATCCTCCTGATGCGCCCGGACGCGATGCTGCTCGACGAGCCGAGCAACCACCTGGACCTCGAGAGCCTCATCTGGCTGGAGGCGTTCCTCAAGAACTACGACGGCGCGCTGCTGATGACGTCGCACGACCGCGAGTTCATGAACCGCATCGTGAACAAGGTGGTCGAAATCGACGGCGGCTCGCTGTCGACCTACACCGGAAACTACGAGTTCTACGAGCAGCAGCGGGCCATGAACGAGAAGCAGCAGCAGGCGCAGTTCGAGCGCCAGCAGGCCATGCTCGCCAAGGAGCTGAAGTTCATCGAGCGCTTCAAGGCGCGCGCCTCGCACGCCGCGCAGGTGCAGAGCCGCGTGAAGAAGCTGGAGAAGATTGAGCGCGTGGAGCCGCCCAAGCGCCGCCAGACGGTGCTCTTCGAGTTCCAGCCCGCGCCGCGCTCGGGCGACGACGTGGTGAGCCTGAAGAACGTGCACAAGGCTTATGGCTCGCGGACCATCTACGAGGGGCTGGACTTCCTGGTGCGCCGCACGGAGCGCTGGGCCGTCATGGGCGTCAACGGCGCGGGCAAGTCCACGCTGCTGAAGCTGGTGACGGGCTCCACGCAGCCGGACGAGGGCAACGTGGCCCTGGGTGGCAGCGTGAAGATGGGCTACTTCGCCCAGCACGCCATGGACCTGCTGGACGGCGAGCGGACGGTGTTCCAGTCGCTGGAGGACGCCTTCCCGCGCGCGGGGCAGGGCTCGCTGCGGGCGCTGGCCGGCTGCTTCGGCTTCTCCGGGGACGAGGTGGAGAAGAAGTGTCGCGTGCTGTCCGGTGGTGAGAAGGCCCGGCTCGTGATGGCGAAGATGCTCTTCGACCCGCCGAACTTCCTGGTGCTGGACGAGCCCACCAACCACCTGGACATGGCCACGAAGGAGATGCTGATTACGGCGCTCTCCCGCTACGAGGGGACGATGCTCTTCGTCTCCCACGACCGTCACTTCCTGGCCGCGCTGTCCAACCGCGTGCTGGAGCTGACGCCCGAGGGCATCCACCAGTACGGCGGCGGCTACACCGAGTACGTGGCCCGCACCGGCCAGGAAGCGCCCGGCCTGCGAAGCTGA
- a CDS encoding TetR/AcrR family transcriptional regulator, producing MVGDTAAKAKRALPQRARKDEDKEARRRLILDEALALYQATSYAEVKMADVAGRALMAKGTVFLYFPTKEALFLALLEDLLFAWFDRLEGLLAQGEPGWTGPRLARTVAESLEGEVALTRLLALLQTVLEQNVTAEQLRPFKERLLAALLRAGAQVEQRLPFLQAGDGPRFFIHLHALVTGLRQMADVAPVARDVLEAQPHLAPLRVDFTAELTAALTTLLRGLESR from the coding sequence ATGGTCGGCGACACGGCGGCGAAGGCGAAGCGGGCCCTGCCCCAGCGAGCGCGCAAGGACGAGGACAAGGAGGCGCGGCGGCGGCTCATCCTGGATGAGGCCCTGGCCCTGTACCAGGCGACGTCCTACGCCGAGGTGAAGATGGCGGACGTGGCGGGGCGGGCCCTGATGGCCAAGGGGACGGTGTTCCTCTACTTCCCCACCAAGGAGGCGCTGTTCCTGGCGCTGCTGGAGGACCTGCTCTTCGCGTGGTTCGACCGGCTGGAGGGCCTGCTGGCCCAGGGCGAGCCCGGCTGGACGGGGCCCCGGCTGGCGCGCACGGTGGCCGAGTCGCTCGAAGGAGAGGTCGCCCTGACGCGGCTGCTCGCGCTGCTGCAGACGGTGCTGGAGCAGAACGTGACGGCCGAGCAGCTCCGCCCGTTCAAGGAGCGGCTGCTGGCGGCGCTGCTCCGCGCGGGCGCACAGGTGGAGCAGCGGCTCCCCTTCCTTCAAGCGGGTGACGGCCCGCGCTTCTTCATCCACCTGCACGCGCTGGTGACGGGCCTGCGGCAGATGGCGGACGTGGCCCCCGTCGCGCGCGACGTGCTGGAGGCCCAGCCGCACCTGGCGCCGCTGCGCGTGGACTTCACCGCCGAGCTGACGGCGGCCCTCACCACCCTGCTTCGCGGGCTGGAGTCCCGCTGA
- a CDS encoding aldehyde dehydrogenase family protein, translating into MRVVKLEEARMPDGVQEAFDRLHAHRWEVARRGVKERLARLEQLKTLLISRREALAEALHADFRKPRAEVEATEVLPVLMELASIQKHLKTWMKPRKAATPLLLTGTSSLVRYEPRGVVLVLAPWNHPFHLLAAPLVAAVAAGNAVLCKPSEKTPNTSRFIAALVKDVFPPEEVAVVEGGPEVGEALLRLPFDHFFFTGGARVGRRVMEAAAKHLASVTLELGGKSPVIVDETADVEAAAERVVWGKFLNGGQTCIAPDHVWVHASREEALLEAMKATLERFYGRTEEARRASADLCRMVDDGAFTRVRQLMDRTVEAGARVVTGGGVDAESRYIAPTVLADVAPDAPIMAEEVFGPVLPVLRFESLDEVVSHVREDGKPLALYVFSNDEAAVERLLRDTRSGGACINTVVLHNVNPNLPFGGVGTSGLGAYHGEAGFRTFSHERAVLRQGRTSLVHLFFPPFTGKAQKLARLAGRLFE; encoded by the coding sequence ATGCGCGTGGTGAAGCTGGAAGAGGCACGGATGCCGGACGGCGTGCAGGAGGCGTTCGACCGCCTCCACGCGCATCGCTGGGAGGTGGCGCGCCGCGGCGTGAAGGAACGGCTGGCCCGGCTGGAGCAGCTCAAGACGCTGCTCATCTCCCGGCGCGAGGCCCTGGCCGAGGCGCTCCACGCCGACTTCCGCAAGCCTCGCGCGGAGGTGGAGGCCACCGAGGTCCTCCCCGTCCTGATGGAGCTGGCCTCCATCCAGAAGCACCTCAAGACGTGGATGAAGCCCCGCAAGGCCGCCACGCCCCTGCTGCTCACCGGCACCTCCAGCTTGGTGCGGTACGAGCCCCGGGGCGTGGTGCTGGTGCTGGCCCCATGGAACCACCCCTTCCACCTGCTGGCGGCCCCGCTGGTGGCCGCGGTGGCGGCGGGCAACGCCGTGCTGTGCAAGCCCAGCGAGAAGACGCCGAACACGTCGCGATTCATCGCGGCGCTGGTGAAGGACGTCTTCCCCCCGGAGGAGGTCGCGGTGGTGGAGGGCGGCCCGGAGGTGGGCGAGGCGCTGCTGAGGCTGCCCTTCGACCACTTCTTCTTCACCGGCGGCGCCCGCGTGGGCCGGCGGGTGATGGAGGCGGCGGCGAAGCACCTGGCCAGCGTGACGCTGGAGCTGGGTGGCAAGTCGCCCGTCATCGTCGACGAGACGGCGGACGTGGAGGCCGCCGCCGAGCGCGTGGTGTGGGGCAAGTTCCTCAACGGCGGGCAGACGTGCATCGCCCCTGACCACGTCTGGGTCCACGCGTCGAGGGAAGAGGCGCTGCTGGAGGCGATGAAGGCCACCCTGGAGCGCTTCTACGGCCGCACGGAGGAGGCGCGCCGCGCGAGCGCCGACCTGTGCCGCATGGTGGATGACGGCGCCTTCACGCGGGTGCGCCAGTTGATGGACCGCACCGTGGAGGCCGGCGCGCGGGTGGTGACGGGCGGCGGCGTGGACGCGGAGTCGCGCTACATCGCGCCCACGGTGCTCGCGGACGTGGCGCCAGACGCGCCCATCATGGCCGAGGAGGTTTTCGGCCCGGTGCTGCCGGTGCTGCGCTTCGAGTCCCTGGATGAAGTCGTCTCGCACGTGCGCGAGGACGGCAAGCCCCTGGCGCTCTATGTCTTCAGCAACGACGAGGCCGCGGTGGAGCGGCTGCTGCGGGACACGCGCTCGGGCGGCGCGTGCATCAACACGGTGGTGCTGCACAACGTGAACCCGAACCTGCCCTTCGGGGGCGTGGGCACCAGCGGCCTGGGCGCCTACCACGGCGAGGCGGGCTTCCGGACCTTCAGCCACGAGCGCGCGGTGCTGCGCCAGGGGCGCACCTCCCTGGTCCACCTGTTCTTCCCGCCCTTCACGGGCAAGGCGCAGAAGCTGGCGCGGCTGGCGGGGCGGCTGTTCGAATAG
- a CDS encoding helix-turn-helix transcriptional regulator, with amino-acid sequence MRRLVQVLDVELAPAKPHASLVDARRLEAADPMAFAALVKYMQPREKDFSASVLKQALVRPEGVVGAVVGGFYTLLSGAYPSRAFTAPDTALQWLGQPEAQAAALLEELNGLVAEATGQSPLLRELHQVMRGRLPEVNLSDVAREMGMSERTLQRRLKEASTSFQAELNAVQVRMAQSLLRESNMKLTAVAVEVGCASLQHFSSLFRKLVGESPSAWRDRQRQPQGLDTPPSVESLEDAAAAAGPAPAVGAPEVPE; translated from the coding sequence GTGCGCCGGCTCGTCCAGGTGCTGGACGTGGAGCTGGCCCCCGCCAAACCGCACGCCTCGCTGGTGGATGCGCGCCGGCTCGAGGCCGCCGACCCCATGGCCTTTGCCGCCCTGGTCAAATACATGCAGCCCCGCGAGAAGGACTTCAGCGCCTCCGTGCTGAAGCAGGCGTTGGTGCGGCCCGAGGGCGTGGTGGGCGCGGTGGTGGGGGGCTTCTACACGCTGCTGTCCGGCGCCTACCCCAGCCGGGCCTTCACCGCCCCGGACACCGCCCTGCAGTGGCTGGGGCAGCCGGAGGCCCAGGCCGCGGCGCTGCTGGAGGAGCTCAACGGCCTGGTCGCGGAGGCCACCGGCCAGTCTCCCCTGCTGCGGGAGCTGCACCAGGTGATGCGGGGGCGGCTGCCGGAGGTGAACCTGTCGGACGTGGCCCGGGAGATGGGCATGTCCGAGCGGACGCTGCAACGGCGGCTGAAGGAGGCCAGCACGTCGTTCCAGGCGGAGCTGAACGCGGTGCAGGTGCGCATGGCGCAGTCACTGCTGCGCGAGTCGAACATGAAGCTCACCGCCGTGGCGGTGGAGGTGGGCTGCGCCTCGCTCCAGCACTTCAGCAGCCTCTTCCGCAAGCTGGTGGGTGAATCCCCCAGCGCCTGGAGGGACCGACAGCGGCAGCCACAGGGCCTGGACACGCCGCCCTCCGTCGAGTCGCTGGAGGACGCGGCAGCGGCGGCCGGCCCGGCCCCCGCCGTGGGCGCGCCCGAAGTCCCCGAGTAG
- a CDS encoding phenylalanine--tRNA ligase beta subunit-related protein translates to MLTVDAHPSLDTLAFTTTFPGPLGGLPSPEWLVALLKPGATAPLASDDTVRGAIRDMLRHGGYKPTGRGKPASEYLVRASGDGSLGAINLAVDACNAVSLHSGLPISVVDLDRATAPFRVGVAPEGAQYVFNASGQSIDLAGLLCLFDAEGPCANAVKDAQRTKTNADTRRTLTVLWGAKALGERTARAFDWYRELLERAGATVERLP, encoded by the coding sequence GTGCTGACCGTCGACGCCCACCCCTCCCTGGACACGCTGGCCTTCACCACCACCTTCCCCGGGCCGCTGGGCGGGCTGCCCTCCCCGGAGTGGCTGGTGGCCCTGCTGAAGCCCGGCGCCACCGCGCCCCTGGCCAGTGACGACACCGTGCGCGGCGCCATCCGCGACATGCTCCGCCACGGCGGCTACAAGCCCACCGGGCGCGGCAAGCCCGCGTCGGAGTACCTGGTGCGGGCCTCGGGGGACGGCTCGCTGGGCGCCATCAACCTGGCCGTGGACGCCTGCAACGCGGTGTCCCTGCACAGCGGCCTGCCCATCAGCGTGGTGGACCTGGACCGGGCCACCGCGCCCTTCCGCGTCGGCGTGGCCCCGGAGGGCGCGCAGTACGTCTTCAACGCGTCCGGGCAGAGCATCGACCTGGCGGGACTGCTGTGCCTCTTCGACGCGGAGGGCCCCTGCGCCAACGCGGTGAAGGACGCGCAGCGCACCAAGACGAACGCGGACACCCGCCGCACCCTCACGGTGCTCTGGGGCGCCAAGGCCCTGGGCGAGCGCACCGCGCGCGCCTTCGACTGGTACCGCGAGCTGCTGGAGCGCGCGGGGGCCACGGTGGAGCGCCTGCCCTGA
- a CDS encoding phospholipase D-like domain-containing protein produces MRPIEAELLSGSALYREVVLEKLLHARESVWMATANVKAMFVEHGGRFVPLVDVLDTLAARGVALRLLHAELPSRPFRAAFDRQARLVAGGLSLKVCPRVHFKAVVVDGAWAYLGSANLTGAGLGAKGESARNFELGFVTEDFDVIDRVTALYEAVWSGAECKACKLRAVCPDPILPAGKRAPTPRRPRAGATRLGKARRIQRSTKGAGR; encoded by the coding sequence ATGCGTCCCATCGAGGCGGAGCTCCTGTCGGGCAGTGCGCTGTACCGGGAGGTGGTGCTGGAGAAGCTGCTCCACGCCCGGGAGTCGGTGTGGATGGCCACGGCCAACGTGAAGGCGATGTTCGTGGAGCACGGGGGGCGCTTCGTCCCGCTGGTGGACGTGTTGGACACGCTGGCGGCGCGCGGGGTGGCGTTGCGCCTGCTCCACGCGGAGCTGCCGAGCCGGCCCTTCCGCGCCGCCTTTGACCGGCAGGCCCGGCTGGTGGCGGGGGGCCTGTCACTGAAGGTCTGCCCGCGCGTGCACTTCAAGGCGGTGGTGGTGGACGGCGCGTGGGCCTACCTGGGCAGCGCCAACCTCACCGGCGCGGGGCTGGGCGCCAAGGGCGAGTCGGCGCGCAACTTCGAGCTGGGCTTCGTCACCGAGGACTTCGACGTCATCGACCGCGTGACGGCGCTCTACGAAGCGGTGTGGAGCGGCGCGGAGTGCAAGGCGTGCAAGCTCCGAGCGGTCTGTCCCGACCCCATCCTGCCCGCGGGCAAGCGAGCGCCCACGCCGCGCCGTCCTCGTGCTGGCGCCACGCGCCTGGGCAAGGCACGCCGAATCCAACGGAGCACGAAAGGGGCCGGACGCTAG
- a CDS encoding PH domain-containing protein translates to MTASGSPSPLTMVPGDGGFLSRLPTVLQPHRSLLAYYLVSALLAGPGFPILGLIRYFKYQTLRYSLDAEGITVRWGILFRREVSLTYARIQDIHLSSNVMERWLGLARIQIQTASGNSHAEITIEGIPEFAAMRDFLYSKMRGSRERAAPSHDAAHAAPGASDELAATLQEIASEVRALRLSLGGGDPREKQDV, encoded by the coding sequence ATGACAGCCTCGGGGTCGCCCTCCCCTCTGACGATGGTCCCCGGTGACGGGGGCTTCCTGTCGCGCCTGCCCACGGTGCTGCAACCGCACCGCAGCCTGCTCGCCTACTACCTCGTGAGCGCGCTGCTCGCCGGGCCCGGCTTTCCCATCCTCGGGCTCATCCGCTACTTCAAGTACCAGACGCTGCGCTACTCACTGGACGCCGAGGGCATCACCGTCCGCTGGGGCATCCTCTTCCGGCGCGAGGTGTCCCTCACCTACGCGCGCATCCAGGACATCCACCTGTCCAGCAACGTGATGGAGCGCTGGCTGGGCCTGGCGCGAATCCAAATCCAGACGGCCAGCGGCAACTCGCACGCGGAAATCACCATCGAGGGCATCCCCGAGTTCGCCGCCATGCGGGACTTCCTCTACTCGAAGATGCGGGGGAGCCGGGAGCGCGCCGCGCCCTCGCACGACGCGGCGCACGCCGCGCCGGGGGCTTCCGATGAGCTCGCGGCGACGCTCCAGGAGATTGCCTCCGAGGTGCGGGCCCTGCGGCTGAGCCTGGGCGGCGGCGACCCGCGGGAGAAGCAGGATGTCTGA
- a CDS encoding ABC transporter ATP-binding protein, with product MIQARNLGAGYGPRAVLAKLSFDLPWRRTTVVLGSGGSGKSTLLRALVNGGLGDGADFWVRGELSLPVSAQAVVPQSRPAESRSLGELLGPDARQTLESVWACAPAAAVRLDRLRERPVALLPEGLWRLALLTAAIASKAPLVLLDEPEVGLTGDSVRWLARRLLMLRAERTVVLVTQHLPLARMVADHVLLIDDGMLVDQASPRDFFDEPTSPGIRQRTG from the coding sequence GTGATTCAAGCCAGGAACCTGGGTGCCGGCTATGGCCCTCGCGCGGTGCTGGCGAAGCTCTCCTTCGACCTGCCCTGGCGGCGCACCACGGTGGTGTTGGGCTCGGGCGGCAGTGGCAAGAGCACCCTGCTCCGGGCCCTGGTCAACGGCGGGCTCGGCGACGGCGCGGACTTCTGGGTGCGGGGGGAGCTCTCCCTGCCCGTGTCGGCGCAGGCGGTGGTGCCCCAATCCCGGCCCGCGGAATCGCGCAGCCTGGGTGAGCTGCTCGGCCCCGACGCGCGCCAGACGCTGGAGTCCGTCTGGGCCTGTGCGCCCGCGGCGGCCGTGCGGCTGGACCGCCTGCGGGAGCGCCCCGTGGCCCTGCTGCCCGAAGGGTTGTGGCGGCTGGCCCTGCTCACCGCCGCCATCGCCAGCAAGGCGCCCCTGGTGCTCCTGGACGAGCCCGAGGTGGGGCTGACGGGCGACAGCGTCCGGTGGCTCGCGCGGCGGCTGCTGATGCTGCGGGCCGAGCGCACCGTGGTGCTCGTCACGCAGCACCTCCCGCTGGCGCGCATGGTGGCCGACCACGTGCTGCTCATCGACGACGGGATGCTCGTGGACCAGGCCTCGCCCCGGGACTTCTTCGACGAGCCCACGTCGCCCGGCATCCGCCAGCGCACCGGCTGA
- a CDS encoding sensor histidine kinase — protein MRPATDSATSPPELESQLKLRRRNFFLCAAGLALSLVMQPLTLGQVVPRVLWVHLGWCAAFIFLGVAVAARWLSPPTIGMGAAVVSLAGLTLDIHFTGGIYSPFFPSLYAVPLIICVFTPGHRRPTQLACALTLVSVLVTCWASGAPLQVAVSQGLSFAFVAWVSVLGSQTFRRLRDAERAAGDARMVALERLAESERLRAQADLHRAEMERLALVGQLAAGVAHQVNNPLSYVKSNLGYLDEELREPSPDVEDLRRVVDETQQGVLRIQQIVTELRDFSRANPQDDEACAVAEALAKARWLASAELRGLSEVVEDVAPDLPRVRMGLGRLVEVLVKLLLNAAQAVDDAQPRRPGRVVLRARTFQDGVRLEVEDNGPGIPESVLPRLFEPFSAFPRARAAGLALSVCRDQVESVGGTLSAENHPDGGTRFVLDLRQAPA, from the coding sequence GTGCGCCCGGCCACCGACTCCGCCACCTCACCTCCCGAGCTGGAATCCCAGCTCAAGCTGCGGCGCCGCAACTTCTTCCTGTGCGCCGCGGGGCTCGCGCTGTCGCTGGTGATGCAGCCGCTGACGCTGGGGCAGGTCGTCCCGCGGGTGCTCTGGGTCCACCTGGGCTGGTGCGCCGCCTTCATCTTCCTGGGCGTGGCGGTGGCGGCCCGGTGGCTGTCGCCGCCCACCATCGGCATGGGCGCCGCCGTCGTCAGCCTGGCGGGGCTCACGCTGGACATCCACTTCACGGGAGGCATCTACAGCCCCTTCTTCCCCTCGCTGTACGCGGTGCCGCTCATCATCTGCGTCTTCACGCCGGGGCACCGCCGTCCCACGCAGCTCGCGTGCGCGCTCACCTTGGTGTCCGTGTTGGTGACGTGCTGGGCCTCGGGGGCGCCGCTGCAGGTCGCCGTGTCGCAGGGCCTGTCCTTCGCATTCGTGGCGTGGGTGTCCGTGCTCGGCTCGCAGACGTTCCGCCGGCTGCGTGACGCGGAGCGGGCCGCGGGCGATGCGCGGATGGTGGCGCTGGAGCGGCTGGCGGAGAGCGAGCGGCTGCGCGCCCAGGCGGACCTGCACCGCGCGGAGATGGAGCGGCTGGCCCTGGTGGGGCAGTTGGCCGCGGGCGTGGCGCACCAGGTGAACAACCCGCTGTCCTATGTGAAGTCCAACCTGGGCTACCTGGACGAGGAGCTGCGCGAGCCGTCCCCGGACGTGGAGGACCTGCGCCGCGTGGTGGACGAGACGCAGCAGGGCGTGCTGCGCATCCAGCAAATCGTCACGGAGTTGCGCGACTTCTCCCGCGCCAACCCCCAGGACGACGAAGCCTGCGCGGTGGCGGAGGCGCTGGCGAAGGCGCGCTGGCTGGCGTCCGCGGAGCTGCGCGGCCTGAGCGAGGTGGTGGAGGACGTGGCGCCGGACCTGCCCCGCGTGCGCATGGGCCTGGGGCGGTTGGTGGAGGTGCTGGTGAAGCTGCTCCTCAACGCGGCCCAGGCGGTGGATGACGCGCAGCCCCGGCGCCCGGGCCGCGTCGTCCTGCGTGCCCGGACGTTCCAGGACGGCGTGCGGCTGGAGGTGGAGGACAACGGCCCGGGCATCCCCGAGTCCGTGCTGCCACGCCTCTTCGAGCCCTTCTCCGCCTTCCCGCGCGCCCGGGCCGCGGGGCTGGCGCTGTCGGTGTGCCGCGACCAGGTGGAGAGCGTCGGGGGGACCCTGTCGGCGGAGAACCACCCCGACGGCGGCACCCGCTTCGTCCTCGACCTGCGACAGGCCCCGGCCTGA
- a CDS encoding PH domain-containing protein, with product MSDAAPAWFLRLLKVPPAPHIPEGAAVRVFRAAQAHRQLQLLRWGLRQAGVVVGLIFTWVAVKNRFVPHLPYEYAGTVFFIFELFAWLAFAVQAPITFLVAWLDYEYRWYILSDRSLRIREGLVSLQEKTMTFANIQQVSIRQNPLQRLFGIADVKVETAGGGSKGGSADADASHTEGLHEAHFRGVDNPEEIRDVIMARVRMHRDAGLGEPQHPEPAALPVSAGPSAATLGAAKELLGEMRALRSTLAARGRVEP from the coding sequence ATGTCTGACGCCGCGCCCGCCTGGTTCCTGCGCCTGCTGAAGGTGCCCCCCGCGCCGCACATCCCAGAGGGCGCGGCGGTGCGCGTGTTCCGCGCCGCACAGGCCCATCGCCAGCTCCAGTTGCTCCGCTGGGGCCTGCGGCAGGCTGGCGTCGTGGTGGGCCTGATTTTCACCTGGGTGGCGGTGAAGAACCGGTTCGTCCCGCACCTGCCCTACGAATACGCGGGCACCGTCTTCTTCATCTTCGAGCTGTTCGCCTGGCTCGCCTTCGCCGTGCAGGCCCCCATCACCTTCCTGGTGGCGTGGCTCGACTACGAGTACCGCTGGTACATCCTCTCCGACCGGAGCCTGCGCATCCGGGAAGGGCTCGTCTCGCTCCAGGAGAAGACGATGACCTTCGCCAACATCCAGCAGGTCTCCATCCGGCAGAACCCGCTCCAGCGGCTGTTCGGCATCGCCGACGTGAAGGTGGAGACGGCGGGCGGCGGCAGCAAGGGCGGCTCGGCGGACGCTGACGCGTCACACACCGAGGGCCTGCACGAGGCCCACTTCCGCGGCGTGGACAACCCCGAGGAGATTCGCGACGTCATCATGGCGCGGGTGCGCATGCACCGGGACGCCGGGCTGGGTGAGCCGCAGCATCCCGAGCCAGCCGCCCTCCCCGTGTCAGCGGGCCCCTCGGCCGCGACGCTGGGCGCCGCGAAGGAGCTGCTGGGCGAGATGCGAGCGCTCCGAAGCACCCTGGCGGCACGGGGCCGCGTGGAGCCCTGA
- a CDS encoding aldehyde dehydrogenase family protein, with amino-acid sequence MLEATSHAASQPTADTERLRAVFEAQRANRWNLSRSTAAERIARLKRLREAIVSRRAELADAIHADFRKPAVEVELTELHPTLEELNHTVRHLKSWMKPTRVGTPMPLAGSSSHVRYEARGTVLLLSPWNYPFNLLVSPLVAAIAAGNAVICKPSEKTPNTSRFLARLVKDVFPENEVALFEGGAETAEALLELPFDHIFFTGNTRIGRKVMEAAAKHLASVTLELGGKSPVIVDETADLAAAAERLCWGKFINGGQTCVAPDYVFVHASKERAFLDAFKAAITRFYGGTEQERQASPDLTRLVDPVAWRRVKDLIDRSVAAGATLEVGGEADGPSRYIAPTVLSGVTAENPVMEGEIFGPVLPVLTFQSREEVYAHIRAGGKPLALYVFSQDKRAVEDIFRNTTSGGAVVNNVLVHLANPNLPFGGVGTSGLGNYHGHYGFKTFSHERAVMVQWMKSLASVFFPPYRGKAQELASRATRLLE; translated from the coding sequence ATGCTCGAAGCCACGTCACACGCCGCCTCGCAGCCCACCGCCGACACCGAGCGCCTCCGCGCGGTGTTCGAGGCCCAGCGCGCGAACCGCTGGAACCTGTCGCGCTCCACCGCCGCTGAACGCATCGCCCGGCTGAAGCGGCTGCGCGAGGCCATCGTCAGCCGCCGCGCGGAGCTGGCGGACGCCATCCACGCGGACTTCCGCAAGCCCGCGGTGGAGGTGGAATTGACGGAGCTGCACCCCACGCTGGAGGAGCTGAACCACACGGTGCGGCACCTCAAGTCGTGGATGAAGCCCACGCGCGTGGGCACGCCCATGCCGCTGGCGGGCTCGTCGAGCCACGTGCGCTACGAGGCGCGCGGCACGGTGCTGCTGCTGTCGCCGTGGAACTACCCCTTCAACCTGCTGGTGTCGCCGCTGGTGGCCGCCATCGCCGCGGGCAACGCCGTCATCTGCAAGCCCAGCGAGAAGACGCCGAACACCTCGCGCTTCCTGGCGCGGCTGGTGAAGGACGTGTTCCCGGAGAACGAGGTGGCGCTGTTCGAAGGCGGCGCGGAGACGGCGGAGGCGCTGCTGGAGCTGCCCTTCGACCACATCTTCTTCACCGGCAACACGCGCATCGGCCGCAAGGTGATGGAGGCCGCGGCGAAGCACCTGGCCAGCGTGACGCTGGAGCTGGGCGGCAAGTCGCCCGTCATCGTCGACGAGACGGCGGACCTCGCCGCGGCGGCGGAGCGCCTGTGCTGGGGCAAGTTCATCAACGGCGGCCAGACGTGCGTGGCGCCGGACTACGTCTTCGTGCACGCGTCGAAGGAGCGGGCGTTCCTGGACGCGTTCAAGGCGGCCATCACCCGCTTCTACGGCGGCACGGAGCAGGAGCGGCAGGCGAGCCCCGACCTGACGCGACTGGTGGACCCGGTGGCGTGGCGGCGGGTGAAGGACCTGATTGACCGCTCGGTGGCCGCGGGAGCGACGCTGGAGGTGGGCGGGGAGGCGGACGGGCCCTCGCGCTACATCGCGCCCACCGTGCTGTCTGGCGTGACGGCGGAGAACCCGGTGATGGAGGGGGAGATTTTCGGCCCCGTGCTGCCGGTGCTCACCTTCCAGTCCCGCGAAGAGGTCTACGCGCACATCCGCGCGGGCGGGAAGCCCCTGGCGCTCTACGTGTTCAGCCAGGACAAGCGGGCGGTGGAGGACATCTTCCGGAACACCACCTCGGGCGGCGCGGTGGTGAACAACGTGCTCGTCCACCTGGCCAACCCCAACCTGCCCTTTGGCGGGGTGGGGACCAGTGGCCTGGGGAACTACCACGGCCACTACGGCTTCAAGACGTTCAGCCATGAGCGGGCCGTGATGGTTCAGTGGATGAAGTCGCTGGCTTCGGTGTTCTTCCCGCCGTACCGCGGGAAGGCGCAGGAATTGGCCTCCCGCGCGACCCGGCTGTTGGAGTAG